A portion of the Oxynema aestuarii AP17 genome contains these proteins:
- a CDS encoding DGQHR domain-containing protein has product MTRKSDPNDDLGASIEQHDRRDRQHLALLLDRYVGQRDRLLVQTTQMGNTEAFIGSVPLEWLDSRVRFASQLPLFRQKFDSQSENVIRDKDTIDEIVQRPLDWSRQLPLTLYLAARAAHKFPAVLVVLSPSWVDDPDAPQWDKRGRARESAAQFLPLDKDRNLGVLDLDADTAIFALDGQHRLMGIQGLMTLLKTGRLQRYNKNKKAIGSPVTTDEIAAQYHLKSGALQRLAAERIAIEFIPAVEKGETREEARRRVRSIFVHVNLMAVKLSKGQLAILNEDDGFSIVARQIAVSHPLFKEVKNRNPRVNWDSATVASKSTVLTTLQALQDMAQRYLTPRFPHWYPSDKKGLIPLRPEDEELELGIREFSNLFDLLGQLGSYQKLENGIETPELRRFSHEKSKGQGNLLFRPVGQVALAQALGIVIFEKRHNPLEIFEKLERFDREGGFSNIEFPKSLWYGILYNPNKRRILVSGRDLASRLMVYLLGGLENNVDIGNLRQDVAKARTFEEKAISFEGKLVKPKEVGLPDPL; this is encoded by the coding sequence ATGACCCGAAAATCCGACCCGAACGACGATCTCGGCGCTTCCATCGAACAGCACGATCGCCGCGATCGCCAGCACCTCGCCCTCCTGCTCGATCGCTATGTAGGACAGCGCGATCGCCTCCTCGTGCAAACCACACAAATGGGCAATACCGAAGCTTTTATCGGATCGGTCCCCCTCGAATGGCTCGATTCTCGGGTGCGTTTCGCCTCCCAACTCCCCCTGTTCCGCCAAAAATTCGATTCGCAAAGCGAGAATGTCATCCGCGACAAAGACACCATCGATGAAATCGTCCAACGCCCCCTCGACTGGTCGCGCCAACTACCCCTCACCTTGTACCTCGCCGCCCGCGCCGCCCACAAATTCCCCGCCGTCCTCGTCGTTCTCAGTCCCTCCTGGGTGGACGATCCCGACGCCCCCCAATGGGACAAACGCGGACGGGCTCGCGAATCCGCCGCCCAATTTTTACCCCTCGATAAAGACCGCAATTTGGGGGTATTAGATCTCGACGCCGACACCGCCATTTTTGCCCTGGACGGACAACACCGATTGATGGGAATTCAGGGGTTAATGACCTTACTCAAAACCGGACGACTGCAACGTTATAACAAAAACAAAAAGGCGATCGGTTCCCCCGTCACCACCGACGAAATCGCCGCTCAATACCATCTCAAATCGGGGGCATTGCAACGCCTCGCCGCCGAAAGAATTGCGATCGAATTTATTCCCGCCGTCGAAAAAGGGGAAACCCGAGAAGAAGCCAGACGCCGGGTGCGATCGATTTTCGTCCACGTTAATTTAATGGCGGTCAAACTCAGCAAAGGACAACTCGCCATCCTCAACGAAGACGATGGATTTTCGATCGTCGCCCGTCAGATTGCCGTCAGTCATCCCTTATTTAAAGAAGTGAAAAATCGCAATCCTCGGGTAAATTGGGATAGTGCGACTGTCGCCAGTAAGTCCACCGTGTTGACGACCTTACAAGCGTTGCAAGATATGGCACAACGCTATTTAACTCCCAGATTTCCCCACTGGTATCCCTCGGATAAAAAAGGGTTGATTCCTCTGCGTCCCGAGGATGAAGAACTCGAACTTGGTATCCGAGAATTTAGTAATCTTTTCGATCTGCTAGGGCAATTAGGGAGTTATCAAAAACTGGAAAATGGGATCGAAACTCCAGAATTGCGGCGTTTTTCTCACGAAAAAAGTAAAGGACAAGGAAATCTGTTATTTCGTCCTGTCGGACAAGTAGCCCTCGCCCAAGCTTTAGGCATTGTAATCTTTGAAAAACGCCACAATCCCCTCGAAATTTTCGAGAAACTAGAACGCTTCGATCGCGAGGGCGGTTTCAGTAATATAGAGTTCCCGAAATCTTTATGGTACGGCATTCTTTACAATCCTAACAAACGCCGCATCCTCGTTTCCGGACGGGATTTAGCGAGTCGTTTGATGGTCTACCTTCTGGGAGGATTGGAGAATAACGTCGATATTGGCAATTTACGCCAAGATGTGGCTAAAGCCCGTACTTTTGAAGAAAAAGCGATTAGTTTTGAGGGTAAATTAGTTAAACCCAAAGAGGTTGGCTTACCCGATCCCCTGTAG